The following proteins are co-located in the Calliphora vicina chromosome 2, idCalVici1.1, whole genome shotgun sequence genome:
- the LOC135952646 gene encoding uncharacterized protein LOC135952646 — translation MATTSSTNTPTTESIATVSNPAVSTIITTASSMTNPVLSTQASHDLSISSEADQTVISPTFLSETAQNIRREVREVNQRAEQALQVRDVQNIVSASVGLQQIQLMKEVDDKIQKALNDVKQLILSLSAQNQTQTPTSRVNDDLPPLDASRTSREANTSRYVQPEVSHVQQSYAQQPPLIPAPNCVPIGQHAPQVVEACTRQTPAVTQYQQQQSLLQQQNPLPCYQLPAQPYVQPPQLPPSQAQAPYQGIPQYQGYQRYENTQPGYPQDAWSGSAAQPPPQQPQSYNFAMSMPRRQEPLDKFKLAKWGVKFDGTNKTINVQEFIFRVGALRRDYSCTDNELLRSFHILLEGPALDWYWDYRKIVHINTWEELEKALLAQYRRFEQEHEIQMRILNRRQLPQETFDEFYNAVIKLRNQQQNPYVEEQIVEIMRGNLKPSLAQMMFSVRLKTLSEFCREVRRAENLLANQRQMYQRSAQRVNELYCVEDEQSLIDLEVDGIRSTSHYTCWNCKVVGHSFMDCPEPITRTFCFRCGRENVVAPKCPKCQGNRPRNPSRTGEARSTDV, via the coding sequence ATGGCTACGACTAGTTCCACCAATACTCCTACCACCGAGTCTATCGCTACTGTTAGTAATCCCGCAGTCAGTACAATTATTACCACGGCATCCAGTATGACAAACCCAGTACTCAGCACACAAGCATCACATGATCTGTCCATCAGTTCTGAGGCAGATCAAACTGTAATTTCCCCGACGTTCTTGAGTGAGACAGCTCAGAACATACGCAGAGAAGTGAGAGAAGTTAATCAACGAGCGGAACAGGCACTACAAGTCAGAGACGTGCAAAATATTGTGAGTGCTTCTGTCGGTTTGCAACAAATACAACTGATGAAAGAAGTGGACGATAAGATACAAAAAGCACTTAATGACGTCAAACAGCTCATTTTGTCTCTGTCCGCTCAGAACCAAACACAAACGCCTACTTCTCGAGTAAATGATGATTTACCACCACTTGATGCATCAAGAACCTCGCGGGAAGCGAACACATCCAGGTATGTGCAGCCAGAGGTATCGCATGTACAACAAAGTTATGCTCAGCAACCACCACTGATACCAGCACCAAATTGCGTACCAATTGGGCAACATGCACCCCAAGTTGTTGAAGCATGTACACGCCAGACACCTGCAGTAACGcaatatcaacaacaacagtCACTTCTGCAGCAGCAAAATCCTCTGCCATGTTACCAACTACCAGCCCAGCCGTATGTCCAGCCACCACAGTTACCGCCGTCACAAGCCCAAGCTCCATACCAAGGCATACCACAATACCAAGGGTATCAAAGGTATGAGAACACCCAGCCTGGGTATCCACAGGACGCCTGGTCTGGGTCAGCAGCTCAACCaccgccacaacaaccacaaagcTACAACTTCGCAATGTCGATGCCAAGGCGGCAGGAGCCTTTAGACAAATTTAAGTTGGCCAAATGGGGAGTGAAGTTTGATGGCACAAACAAAACTATAAACGTGcaggaatttatatttagagtggGAGCGCTGAGGAGAGATTACAGCTGCACAGACAACGAACTCCTACGCAGTTTCCATATACTGCTAGAAGGTCCAGCCCTGGATTGGTACTGGGACTACCGAAAAATCGTCCATATCAATACTTGGGAAGAACTCGAGAAAGCTTTGTTGGCTCAGTACCGCAGATTTGAGCAGGAGCATGAAATTCAAATGCGCATTTTAAATCGACGGCAGCTGCCACAAGAAACCTTCGATGAGTTCTATAATGCTGTGATAAAATTGCGAAACCAGCAGCAGAATCCATATGTGGAAGAGCAGATTGTAGAGATCATGAGAGGCAATCTAAAACCATCGCTGGCGCAGATGATGTTCTCAGTGAGGTTGAAAACGTTGTCAGAATTCTGCAGAGAAGTGAGGCGGGCTGAGAACTTGTTAGCCAACCAGAGACAAATGTATCAACGGTCAGCTCAACGGGTAAACGAATTGTACTGTGTGGAAGATGAGCAGTCGTTGATAGACTTGGAGGTAGATGGTATTCGGTCGACCAGCCATTACACTTGCTGGAATTGCAAGGTCGTTGGCCATAGTTTTATGGATTGTCCCGAACCCATAACTAGGACATTTTGTTTTAGGTGTGGTAGGGAAAATGTAGTGGCACCCAAATGTCCAAAATGCCAGGGAAACCGGCCCAGGAACCCGTCTCGAACTGGGGAGGCGAGGTCCACCGACGTGTAG